The DNA sequence GTCGCCTTACATCTGTAACGCCTTCTCTTGTCGCCTTCTTTTGGCTCCTTATATGGGTATAGGCTTAGAATATAAGCTTAAGTGCTACTGCTTCTTATCGGCATCTGAATCATCTTGCTCAGTTGGTTTGGATTCATCAGTCTCTTGAGTAATATCTATATCGGTTTCGTTCTCATCGCCCACCACATGGCTCACCTTTAACTTCTTCACCGTGCGTATGGTGTAGATGGGACCGGAGAGTGCGTAGAGACTAAAGACGATAAACAGAATAGTGGCCGGTTGAACCGAGACCACCACAAACAAGCCTACCAGGGCCAGGATCACCATGAAGTTAACCCGGCCGCGCCAGTCATAGTCTTTGAAAGAGTAGTAGCGGAAGTTACTCACCATCAAGAGGCCCGCACCAGCTGTCATTAACAGCGCCAGTATACTTACCTGCTGGCCTTCTATCTCATAATAGGTGCCAGTCCAGATAGCGCCGGCAATAATGGCCGCTGCGGCCGGACTCGCCAACCCTTGAAAATAGCGCTTATCTGCGACGCCGACCTGGGTATTGAAGCGTGCAAGCCTGAGCGCGGCGCCGGCACAATAGATAAATGCCGCCAACCAACCTACCTTGC is a window from the Shewanella loihica PV-4 genome containing:
- the pssA gene encoding CDP-diacylglycerol--serine O-phosphatidyltransferase, translated to MQNLNKETVKNRGIYLLPNLFTTAGLFSGFYAVIASMNGHFEAAAIAIFVAMIFDGLDGRVARMTNTQSAFGAEYDSMADMVSFGVAPALIAYNWALADLGKVGWLAAFIYCAGAALRLARFNTQVGVADKRYFQGLASPAAAAIIAGAIWTGTYYEIEGQQVSILALLMTAGAGLLMVSNFRYYSFKDYDWRGRVNFMVILALVGLFVVVSVQPATILFIVFSLYALSGPIYTIRTVKKLKVSHVVGDENETDIDITQETDESKPTEQDDSDADKKQ